The region CACAGTGATTCATACGGACCACTAAAAAACAACCAGTCACATCATGAAGATGTGCAAACTGCTGGATCCATCTAACAGTTATTAATTACATAAACATAATTCAATAATGACTTGATGGACGTTATGAAGCAAGAATGGTAATTGGTGGTTGGGGTCCTGTGTTTCATTTCAAATATCCAGCGATAAGAAATCAATATTTCTAGCTGGCTTACGCGTGTGAACTTGGAGCACATTTCCTCTGCATCTTTGATAAGGCTGGCTTTCATCATGTACTTGGCACACTTAGAGTTGATGAAACGGTCAGCAGTGTCCAGGGCCTGAGCCTCATCCATCCACCGGGCAGCTTCCTTTATGTTCCCTGCGTGCTGCCGAGAAGAGAGACACATATGGGAAATGTCATGACAAAGAAAATCCGACATTAGCTCGCTTCCATTTAAATGATTTCCATGAGTGTAAGCTGCTCATACTAAACCTTATAGATCTTAGCCTTTATGGCAAAGAGCTCGATGAGTGTGGGTGTGCTGTCGATGGCAGAGTTAATGTACTCCAAGGCGCGGCTGGGCTGGTTGATGAAGTCAAAATGCTGCGCTAAGAAATACTGGACCCACAACAAGGTAGTGGGGGGCTCTTCCTTCCCATCATCTGTACATACACATTAAATAAATCTCGTTAAATGTTCTGACCAAACGCGAGGACAACGAGCTGAAATACTCACCATTTTCACTAAACATTCGACAGCTTTTCAGATTAGATTCATAACCAACAACTAATTCTTCAATGATTGATAcctaaatggaaaaaaaaaccagtaAGAGAATTAGAGTTATGTTAGCGTCCTTTCAAAGGGTGACTTGCTGCCTACCTTTTCTTTATCAGTGTAGAGGGATTTAAGAGTGGTAAAGACAGGTGGGCAACCTTTAATGAAATTCATCCTCAGGTATTTGTCCAGGCATTCATGAAATTTCTCCCCTGGTCACCGAAGACCCCagtgcagacacacaaaaaagattGGAATGGTGATACAGCAttatgaaaatatgaaaatatagCTTAAGTGGCGATGCTCAAAATTCACTGAAGCTCAGCTATGATCAGATATGATTTAATCTTTGAGATAATCTAAAGAGAAGATCCTTAGAACGCAGTAGGCTTTTATGGTAACTACTTTCACTGTTAATCAATGACGTGCCATTATTTTTGCATGATTTACCTCTCTTTTGTGATCAGTATTTACCGGTATAGTGATtaacaatgacatcatctggTTGCTGAGACGTGATGTCACTGTAGATGATGACACGTTTACTGCTGTGCCTCAAGATTTCATCAGGAATCTTTAATCCTGAAGTATTCTTTAACATAGAATAAATGATGCACTTGTTCACCCCACTTTCAGATGAAGAGTTGCTCTTCCCGACCAACAAAACCGCCTAATGCACGTGTGATGTGACTGCCCTCAGGCCACTCTGGCGTCCTCACCTGTGAGGAAGTTAAGAGGCAGTCTCCGGGGAACCAGACCTTTAGGAAACTTCACCCAGGAGTCCTCATAAATCTTTAGCCGCTCCTCTGAACTATCTGAAATGGAAGACAAAGATCGAGGAGACGGTGAGAGACATTAAACATTTAGACACCAGTCAACCTATGGACCAAAACTAAATAAGAACACATTTTGGGATGGTTTTGTTCCCATAGTATAATTagaatatatgtatatatgcagATGACCACAGCACTTACTTGGTTTCAAAGCTTTTTCCAGGCCGTGGTAGTAGGCCCAGTTCTCTGGATTTCTCTCCAGGAGTCTCCTGTAGACCACAGCAGCCTCCTCAGGTCTCTCCAGCTTCAGGAATAACTCTCCTGCAAATATTTAGAAGCTTAGAAACTCTCTCTGCACAGAACACTTTTAAGAGACAAGCACAGAGGTCAATCCCTCTGGTTgggtctgtgtttttctttcggTTGGTTTGCAACAAAGAGTCTGGCCCAGTGCTGATACAGCAGATTGtcatctgcagcttctcttgTCAACAGTGCCGCCGCTGCCATCATAGACCAGACAAGCACAGGAGCTTTGGGATGGAAtagagagaacacacacaaccACTAATACAAGGAGTATGGCCGTGACTCCAAACCTGGATTAATAACACATCCAACGAGGGCCTGTTCAGCCCAGAGAAACTCTGAGATGTTTATTGATGAAAATTAGATGAGAGCCTATTAAATGATAAAGCAATAGGCAATTCAATGCATGTGCTTTCTTTGTTGTACTACGAACGTATTAAACCCAAATGAATCACTCTTCTTATTCTAGCCCAAAAAGGTCACAGGCAACCATTTTCTACAGAGACAAAAGTGGACGCTGGTTTGCATCTAGTTTCACAACAAGAATCTACAAACCTCTTGTCTCTTCCACAGCCAGTTTGTCACAGATTTGTTTCTCGTAGCTATTGAGGTGGTCCAGGGCCTCTTTATACAGGCCAGCCTCCCGTAGAACTTGGTTTTGATATAGCAGCAGTTCACTGTACTCATAGTCCACCTTATCTGGAGATGTCTGaatagaaatgaataaaattgaAAAGGATAAAGGGTGTTAAACAcaaaggaaagagagagaaattaaTAGTCTGACATCAACCCAGGACCCTGCAAGCTTATTCAGTTGCAATATGTCAACACAAAACATGGCAGAATTTAGGATGATAAAGCTTTTCTGGACTTTTGCTGCCCAGAACTGGTTATGGTGAAGCTCTTCCTGTGTTGGCTCGGAGGTTTGCTCTGGGTTACTGTCACGCTGAAAGTCGACATTCCTTTTTAGTGCAGGCCTCAAGGTATTGCAGCACAATTGTCTATTATTTGGAGTGCTGCTCTAGTCCCATCACCCTGATTATAGTTAACGAAAGGCAACATTAACTAATGATACAAACTCTTCGTTGTGGATTTCTGTTCATTCGGTGGTCAATGAAATGAAGCAAAGCAAGGCAACGTAAAATGATACTAAACTGCAGGCTAATAATGGGTCAGAATCCCAAATCAGAGCTCCCAAAGTGGAACCTTGTTCATATCTACAATCTGCTCTATAAATAGTTACCAAGCAAGTGAATTAAAACGCTCAAAACATTTGACTGTCATGCTAAATGTTAACGTGGGCGACTCCTCCTATAAACATCAGGGTAAAGTTTGCCACTCactcttttttcctttaaaataaacatgttcaGAATCAAAATGATATTAAGAATCACGCCGTCTCATTACCGTATATTGAATCAGAGAATGTGCGAATGTTTGTGTTCTGAAAAGAACGATGCAGCGACAAAGCAAGCGTTCAACCTCCCCCCAACTCTGTGTCAGACAGAGTCCAGCAGCCCCTGGTGTACCTGTTGTGTTTTGCGGAACTCCTCGACTATCTTGGCAGCCATCTCAAAGTCTTCCAAAAGATGATAGGCCACAGCGTAGCCAATCCATGATGCCCGCTGTGCTGggcgcagctgcagcagctggtacCGTGTCTCCTGAGGAGGCAGAAGGCTGTCACACTAAAATCTTCCTGTACGTGAGGTCCGTTTATCACTGTCCGTTTAGCAAGCTGTCCCTCAGTCAAACATGCTGTGGGCAACTATAGGGCCTTGCTCATTACATTTAACTTTACCCTCATTTAGAAAAACTCTTAATAAATGACAGATTTGGACCTGGCAGCTTTAATAAGTGAACCTACCCTGTAGCCCTCCAGGTCTCTCATTTGGATTTGCAAGAGGGAGAGATCTCGTAAGATGTGCAGGTTGTCTTTGTCCCATTTCAGAGCATTGCGGTAACACTTGATAGCCTCGTCGTACTTTTTGTCTGATCGCTGCAGTAACCCATATACATGCCAGCCTGGGAGAATGAAGGACTTAAGGAAGCAAACAGGATACCTTAACTTGATTAAAACCAACAAGATTATTTCAAGACTAGatccatttaaaaacattctGATGAACATTCATAGAAAATTCTTCAGATCCCATAGAAAGAACATTGTGGGAGACTCTCCGAGCCACTGGACAATTATATAAAGTGACCTTCGCTTCAACTACGAGACAACTGGGTGCCTTGATAGGAGGATACAGACGTGACTCTTGAGGTCGTTGCGGAGGCCTCTTCTCACCAGCTCATAAGCCTCCTCCTTCTTGCCCAAACAGTTGAGGATTAAACCCTTCATGGCTAACGTCTCTGGAGCACCAATGAGAGCGGAAAGAAGAGAGCTATGAAGAAATCTAAATACAGTTTACGTACATTTCCCTTTGTGATTGCCATAAATTCATCAACATAAAGACACTATCAATCCAATTTCTGTAAACGTTCCCTTTCATAGTACAGTGGCAGAACCTAAATTCACTGTGAAAACCAATAATGTGACTGTTCATAGGAAACTGCTAAAATAAGCAGTCAGGCATGCTAAGGTGTTAATATTGTAATAGCTACAAATGCTCAAACCCAAGCCATTCCTTAAATCTCCCTCTGTTGATATTCAGACAGTAACTTCAGTCAACGTTCTCTTATGGAAGCACCTAAATGAAGCATGCAATGTGAAGAATATCACCCAATTATGGCTCCATTTCCTCCCATTTGTGATTAGGCAGGTCAAGAGTCTTGTGTCTCACCTCCATGTTCAGCAAACTTGGGATTAGTCAGGATTTGTTTGCAGAACTTCAGTCCATTTCTGTACTGCTTGTGCTCATAACATCTCTGTTGAATACAAGCAGATTTTATTCAAACATCAAAAAGATGCTCTCCGTTGCAGCACAAGCATATGAACCGATCAGACAGTACACGTTATGAAGGACAAGAGCAAAACAAAGAATAATATATGGCTTTCATAGTACAGTTTAATGGATATTTCAAATAAGGTGAAGAAATTGCACTAACCAACTCCTTGTGTGAATGTTTGACACCTACCTAGTAAGGATTGGCTATAGTATTAGCagtaaaaaatgttttcattattatttttataatCAGTGCTATGATTATCAGTTATCTGCTGTCAAATGATGAAAAAATGTTCTTTCTCTATCTTTCGTATCTTATACACAAGCATGAGGACTATTCTGCACAGTCCTAAATAGCCCTCAGCTAATGTACATACATACCTAACGCAGTTATCACCTAAATATACTGAAAGTGGAATCAAACATGTTTTAATATTGGTGACAGTCAGTCGAATATTAATTGCAACTGTTTCGCCAAAGTTGTACAGCTGTCATGTTTCCAACTGGTTTGTCATGCACTCTTTAAATGTCTTGCAAGGCCAACGCAGGGCTCCGACAATtcatgtgctgctctgctaaaGATAACGTTCGGAATGTTATATGTGCAGCTAAGCAACGACGTAAATAACAGTTTTAGTAGGAATTATTCCGTTTATTTCTCTGTGTAAATGTCACAGCAACTCCATAGCTACGTGCTCTAGCTGCTACAACTAACGGCTAACAATTACTTAG is a window of Takifugu rubripes chromosome 14, fTakRub1.2, whole genome shotgun sequence DNA encoding:
- the naa15a gene encoding N-alpha-acetyltransferase 15, NatA auxiliary subunit a, coding for MPSITLPQKENALFKRILRCYEHKQYRNGLKFCKQILTNPKFAEHGETLAMKGLILNCLGKKEEAYELVRRGLRNDLKSHVCWHVYGLLQRSDKKYDEAIKCYRNALKWDKDNLHILRDLSLLQIQMRDLEGYRETRYQLLQLRPAQRASWIGYAVAYHLLEDFEMAAKIVEEFRKTQQTSPDKVDYEYSELLLYQNQVLREAGLYKEALDHLNSYEKQICDKLAVEETRGELFLKLERPEEAAVVYRRLLERNPENWAYYHGLEKALKPNSSEERLKIYEDSWVKFPKGLVPRRLPLNFLTGEKFHECLDKYLRMNFIKGCPPVFTTLKSLYTDKEKVSIIEELVVGYESNLKSCRMFSENDDGKEEPPTTLLWVQYFLAQHFDFINQPSRALEYINSAIDSTPTLIELFAIKAKIYKHAGNIKEAARWMDEAQALDTADRFINSKCAKYMMKASLIKDAEEMCSKFTREGTSAVENLNEMQCMWFQTECALSYKSMNKFGEALKKCHEIERHFVEITDDQFDFHTYCMRKMTLRSYVDLLKLEDVLRQHPFYYKAARTAIQIYLTLYDKPLTDNNKQSQADTENLTDKELKKLRNKQRRAQKKAQLEEEKKNAEKEKQLKNQKKKKEEDDEEIGGPKEELIPDKLAKPENPLEEAVKFLIPLKNLVRNKIETHLLAFEIYFRKEKYLLMLQSIKRAVAIEPSNPWLHQCLVRFFKRVSESADLADAVRTVLKQEISRLFGESNPQSYNKNFLSQHSNSIPHRLAAAKMMVYLEPSSDKMAFEIATALDESLSGRSIQVCTEVLEALREGHLGDDQQKAAEAYRVTCHKIFPYSLSFLPPGYQDNTSAVSANGDMFTGEHNDLANEM